The Methanothermobacter sp. sequence TATAAAAATCATGAGAATACTCACAGAATTAAACAAAATGGAACAAGAACAAATACTCAGGAGGAAATAGGCATGGGGAATATTAGAACAGCATTCGTTAAAAGGATAGCTAAAGAATTAATAGAAAAGAATCCTGGGAAATTCACAGTGGATTTTGAAGAGAACAAGAAGTTAGTCGAGAAATTCTCAACAGTAAACACAAAACACCTCAGAAACAAGATAGCAGGTTACATAACACGACTCATGAGGCAACAGTCACAATAAGAGGGGTAGGTTAATGTCACTTATAATCGCAAAATTTGGGGGCACATCAATAGGGAATGGTAAAAGGATAAGGAAAGCGGCCCAATCAGTAGTGAAAGAATACATGAAAGGAAACAAGATAGTAGTAGTAGTATCAGCCATTAACCGAACAACAGACGAACTTTTAGAGATCGTGGAAGAAGCCACAAACAATACCATCACAGAAAAACAACTAGCTGAAGTAGTTTCTATGGGTGAAATGACCAGTGCAAGGATATTTTCTTCAGCCCTCGAATCCCTTGGTGTGAAATCCGAATACATAGACCCATACAAGAGCGAATGGCCAATAATAACAGACAGCAACCTCCTAGATGCTAAGGTAGATCTTAAAACAACAATAAAAAAATCCAAGATACTCTTAAAGCTCCTAGACCAGGGTATTATACCAGTTGTTTGCGGATTCTTGGGAAGAGATAAACATGGTTATATCACCACC is a genomic window containing:
- a CDS encoding 30S ribosomal protein S17e — encoded protein: MGNIRTAFVKRIAKELIEKNPGKFTVDFEENKKLVEKFSTVNTKHLRNKIAGYITRLMRQQSQ